Proteins encoded together in one Numida meleagris isolate 19003 breed g44 Domestic line chromosome 17, NumMel1.0, whole genome shotgun sequence window:
- the CYGB gene encoding cytoglobin, translated as MEKVQGEMEIERWERSEEISDAERKVIQETWSRVYANCEDVGVSILIRLFVNFPSAKQYFSQFKHMDDPLEMQRSLQLRKHAQRVMGAINTVVENLNDPEKVSSVLALVGKAHALKHKVEPIYFKKLTGVMLEVIAEAYGNDFTPEAHGAWTKMRTLIYTHVTAAYKEAGWASYPSATL; from the exons ATGGAGAAAGTCCAGGGAGAAATGGAGATCGAGAGGTGGGAGCGAAGTGAAGAGATCTCCGACGCGGAGAGGAAGGTTATTCAGGAGACATGGAGCAGAGTGTACGCCAACTGCGAGGACGTCGGGGTCTCCATCCTCATCAG GCTTTTTGTCAACTTCCCATCGGCCAAGCAATACTTCAGCCAGTTCAAGCACATGGACGACCCGCTGGAGATGCAGAGGAGCTTGCAGCTGCGGAAGCACGCCCAGAGGGTCATGGGCGCCATCAACACTGTGGTGGAGAACCTCAATGACCCAGAGAAGGTCTCCTCCGTTCTGGCCCTGGTGGGCAAAGCCCATGCGCTCAAGCACAAAGTGGAGCCCATCTACTTTAAG AAGCTCACCGGCGTCATGCTGGAGGTGATCGCCGAGGCGTACGGCAACGACTTCACCCCGGAGGCGCACGGAGCGTGGACCAAGATGCGGACCCTCATCTACACCCACGTGACGGCCGCGTACAAGGAGGCGGGCTGGGCGTCCTACCCCAGTGCCACGCTGTGA